One Rhizoctonia solani chromosome 3, complete sequence genomic region harbors:
- a CDS encoding major facilitator superfamily transporter, translating into MASSSEKVANIAVSGAPEKSDPERTSISSDDPGLTQPLVGNEELWRGTRPHDNYEGLHRWDPTATWDQEEEKALVRKIDIRLMTWLCLMFFGLQMDRGNIGNALTDNLLADLNLTTNDYNNGTTIQLLAFLVAELPSQYMIKRLGMERWLPGLMVCWSMVSWAQAWINNRTTFYITRALIGAFEGGFIPGVILYATYWYTSKELAIRLSWFWATLNVARIATGLLASGILQMRGIRGMAGWQWMFLLEGLFTAVVGIISWYYLPSSPTRTKRGIWAKKAWFTERQEVIAINRILRNDPAKGLVQIHEPLKWNDFKNAWADPSLWGLYFIGLIAYIPQGPVTGYLNLSLKNLGFSTIESNLLGIPAAALQIITMLALSRSSDYFGDRSLHVLFGEIWSLGPLIALAYLPHHASNWSRFAISTLIGGYPYFHPIVTSWVSENSFDVKKRAVAAATYNVIVQIGSVISSQLYRKDDAPLYYRANKILFSLCIASAAVVLLQRWWLRRLNAAKERAWNKLTQEQQIEYQSDEAARERDGNPTFPQISHLVARTRRKAPALELETLAPCEMNIKHEVDRSNPPGPVISKYFSMKGAERLDQPRLDERDIGVSVLATRSGTRESRVDPKVRLNEEPVHSPRVATRSALVDELNKVDPEWVSKKHRRAAAGEKSESNESVVKQPRPKKRRLKRGYAPPDVYAHLNYVQDCLDYDLNILFCGINPGQKSAGEGHHFANPLNGFWRCLHQGGLTDALIPPSEDHTLPERFRLGIVNQTNLVDRPSAEMMELSMAERRAAVPGFLQKVHKWRPKIVCMVGKGIWEDVFAYIAKASKGKGDTGGIIVERCPNRAGHRGWDELKAGFEFDVQPVCLLHNLPETEGGSKDDDQCMPVGIKRTLFFVVPSTSTRVRAYQLADKITLFQLLRKRWEELEAGAMTKSVEWQIRVSDTVKLPLTYPTTDHPPWIEPPPYPRFNMNSPTKFAPRTAAPRPPLPSHAFNPLIASMDKAEPAPVKFQVITREGQDIIVGRVKIPTPNGNHAFILRRFDTGAISLSTMFRAAFPTAGDEAEKVDSNWVKTNYDLTGANGGGKLRLAGTWVPPALAVHLASSYSLAQVIYPLAEAQPDATASYRKSSRHTTNGPVNTNMGALSTPLKTTRATNPTDSPSTHPSKRTKRESASPARARIAPVSPLKQTPLPL; encoded by the exons ATGGCCTCATCATCTGAAAAAGTCGCTAATATTGCTGTTTCTGGGGCACCCGAAAAGAGCGACCCTGAGCGTACTTCCATTTCTAGCGATGATCCGGGTCTCACTCAGCCTCTCGTAGGAAACGAAGAATTGTGGAGAGGCACTCGCCCGCATGACAACTACGAA GGACTTCACCGATGGGATCCCACCGCGACTTGGGAtcaggaagaagagaaggcTCTTGTACGCAAGATTGACATCCGTTTGATG ACATGGCTTTGTCTCATGTTTTTCGGCCTTCAAA TGGACCGCGGAAACATCGGCAATGCATTAACTGATAATTTGTTGGCG GATCTTAATCTGACTACCAAT GACTACAACAATGGCACTACTATCCAGCTGCTCGCGTTCCTCGTGGCAGAGCTACCGTCCCAGTACATGATCAAGCGACTGGGGATGGAGCGCTGGCTTCCCGGGCTGATGGTATG CTGGTCCATGGTGTCTTGGGCCCAGGCTTGGATCAACAACCGCACGACTTTCTACATCACCCGCGCATTGATTGGTGCATTTGAAGGCGGTTTCATCC CCGGTGTGATCTTGTATGCAACCTACTGGTACACCAGCAAGGAATTGGCCATCCGTCTATCCTGGTTCTGGGCTA CTCTCAACGTTGCTCGCATCGCCACAGGTCTGCTGGCTTCTGGTATCCTGCAAATGCGTGGTATTCGGGGCATGGCTGGCTG GCAATGGATGTTCCTGCTAGAAGGTCTGTTCACAGCGGTCGTGGGTATAATCAGCTGGTATTATCTTCCAAGTTCCCCAACAAGAACAAAGCGTGGGATTTGGGCAAAGAAGGCTTG GTTTACCGAACGCCAAGAAGTTATTGCAATTAAC CGTATCTTGAGAAATGATCCTGCAAAGGGCCTGGTGCAAATTCACGAACCACTTAAATGGAATGATTTCAAG AATGCATGGGCGGATCCTTCTCTCTGGGGCTTGTACTTCATTGGCCTTATCGCATACATCCCTCAAGGACCAGTTACGGGCTACCTTAACCTCAGTCTAAAGAACCTTG GATTCTCCACCATTGAAAGCAATTTACTCGGAATTCCGGCTGCAGCATTGCAAATCATCACT atgttagctttgtccagGTCTTCGGATTACTTTGGAGACCGTTCACTACATGTGTTATTCGGCGAGATTTGGAGCCTGGGACCACTTATT GCGCTTGCATATCTCCCTCACCATGCATCCAACTGGAGCCGCTTCGCTATTAGCACTCTTATTGGGGGAT ATCCGTACTTTCATCCGATTGTTACTAGTTGGGTGTCAGAAAACAGCTTTGACGTCAAGAAACGGGCCGTCGCTGCTGCTACTTACAAT GTTATTGTGCAAATAGGAAGCGT AATTTCGTCTCAACTGTATCGGAAGGATGATGCACCACTATATTACCGTGCGAACAAAATCCTGTTCTCTTTGTGTATTGCATCGGCGGCTGTAGTTCTCCTCCAAAG GTGGTGGTTGCGCCGACTGAATGCTGCCAAAGAGCGAGCCTGGAATAAGCTTACCCAAGAACAGCAGATTGAATATCAGTCGGACGAGGCGGCGCGCGAGCGCGATGGAAACC CAACATTTCCGCAGATATCGCACCTGGTGGCTCGCACGAGGCGCAAGGCCCCCGCGCTTGAGCTCGAAACACTTGCACCTTGCGAAATGAACATCAAGCACGAGGTGGATAGAAGCAATCCCCCGGGGCCAGTGATATCCAAGTACTTCAGTATGAAGGGTGCGGAGAGGTTGGACCAGCCTAGGCTTGACGAACGTGATATTGGGGTATCAGTGCTTGCTACCAGGTCTGGAACGAGAGAGTCTAGAGTTG ACCCAAAGGTTCGTTTAAACGAGGAGCCGGTACACTCGCCTCGGGTTGCAACTCGCTCAGCCCTCGTGGATGAACTGAATAAAGTCGATCCGGAGTGGGTATCGAAGAAACACAGGAGAGCGGCGGCAGGAGAGAAGAGTGAAAGTAACGAGTCTGTGGTCAAGCAACCGAGGCCAAAGAAACGACGCCTCAAACGGGGTTACGCGCCTCCCGATGTATATGCACATCTCAATTATGTCCAGGACTGTTTGGATTACGATCTGAATA TTTTGTTTTGCGGGATCAA TCCTGGACAGAAATCAGCCGGAGAGGGACATCATTTTGCCAACCCTCTCAATGGGTTTTGGAGATGCTTACATCAAGGGG GTTTGACTGACGCATTGATCCCGCCTTCTGAGGATCATACATTACCTGAGCGCTTTAGACTAGGGATA GTCAACCAGACCAACTTGGTAGATCGGCCTTCAGCTGAG ATGATGGAACTATCCATGGCGGAGCGGCGGGCAGCAGTGCCCGGATTTCTACAAAAGGTGCATAAGTGGCGACCCAAGATTGTATGCATGGTCGGTAAAGGTATATGGGAAGATGTTTTTGCTTATATCGCCAAGGCAAGCAAAGGTAAAGGAGATACAGGCGGAATAATTGTTGAGCGCTGCCCAAACAGAGCTGGTCACAGGGGCTGGGATGAGCTGAAGGCCGGGTTTGAATTTGATGTACAGCCGgtatgccttttgcataacCTTCCGGAAACTGAAGGGGGGTCCAAAGATGATGATCAATGCATGCCCGTGGGTATCAAACGAACGCTGTTTTTCGTGGTCCCGAGTACATCCACTCGAGTGCGAGCTTATCAG CTAGCTGATAAGATTACATTATTCCAGCTGCTAAGGAAACGGTGGGAGGAACTGGAGGCTGGAGCAATGACCAAATCCGTCGAGTGGCAGATCCGAGTTTCAGACAC AGTCAAGCTGCCACTCACGTATCCAACAACCGATCATCCCCCTTGGATTGAACCACCTCCATATCCTCGCTTCAACATGAACTCACCGACCAAGTTTGCTCCCAGGACTGCTGCTCCTCGCCCACCACTGCCGAGCCATGCATTCAACCCGCTGATAGCATCGA TGGATAAGGCAGAGCCCGCGCCTGTCAAGTTCCAAGTGATTACCCGAGAGGGACAGGACATTATTGTCGGTCGAGTGAAAATACCGACA CCGAACGGGAACCATGCGTTCATCTTGCGTCGCTTTGACACGGGTGCGATCAGTTTGTCAACGATGTTCAGGGCAGCCTTCCCCACTGCCGGAGATGAAGCTGAAAAAGTCGACTCTAACTGGGTCAAGACTAACTATGATCTCACTGGCGCCAATGGAGGAGGCAAGCTCCGCCTTGCCGGTACATGGGTCCCTCCGGCGCTTGCTGTGCATCTTGCCTCGTCTTACAGCTTGGCCCAGGTTATCTATCCTTTGGCCGAAGCCCAGCCCGATGCTACTGCCTCGTACCGCAAGTCGAGTCGCCACACTACCAACGGCCCAGTGAACACCAACATGGGCGCTTTGTCCACACCACTGAAGACTACACGAGCCACTAACCCAACTGATTCCCCCAGCACACATCCCTCCAAGCGCACTAAGCGCGAGTCTGCCTCTCCCGCCCGCGCTCGGATCGCACCCGTATCTCCTCTCAAACAGACCCCTCTTCCACTATGA
- a CDS encoding cytochrome P450 family protein, protein MSHLTMSLVLDHPLASLSAGIAAYLIVRKILQSRSNGVHSLPEPVGAHWFWGHEMIVHEASYGEAHTAWTNSYGSTYKIKGAMFHPDILVTTDPAAITHMFGKEVYSYVKSPVIRPIIDRLMGKSLTWAEGDVHKRQRQQLTRFFTTQATRDMFDMINACARSGSEHLASEVARTRCDPKYGAKVNLCDITSHITLDIIGRFAFDYDFECGKSEASQKIASSWKNQVDLGFQKAGLIGLVVLRAFPFIVDLPVKSIQAQGEVKTILREISEKILAHDTGDKQKEDLLSTLMKMVRRGEVDAPKEELLDHVSAMVLVGQETTSGAINFTLHELARNPGYQQRLRDEISALGREPTYEDLMTGMPWLDAVMKEGFRHRPPSSHTERVALKDDVLRLRNPVYNHQRGGRKINEVPIKAGQLIHIPSISMSHAKSVWGEDADEFRPERWLDPSRLPQAGATISGWNGLFVFSEGPRQCIGLRLAILSFKAILAAFINNFEFHDTGAIVKARFSATLQPFVQGEEEKGLQLPIGVSVIEHI, encoded by the exons ATGTCCCATCTCACCATGTCCCTCGTCCTTGATCATCCTTTAGCGTCGTTATCTGCTGGCATTGCCGCATACCTCATTGTTCGCAAGATTCTTCAATCTCGTTCAAATGGGGTCCATTCTCTTCCCGAGCCA GTCGGCGCTCATTGGTTTTGGGGTCATGAGATGATAGTACATGAAGCCTCGTATGGAGAGGCGCATACTGCCTGGACTAATTCATATGGCTCGACTTATAAGATTAAGGGGGCCATGTTCCACCCTGATATA TTGGTGACTACCGACCCTGCTGCAATAACTCACATGTTTGGAAAAGAAGTCTACTCTTATG TTAAATCCCCAGTCATTCGTCCTATCATTGACCGGCTCATGGGGAAAAGCCTCACCTGGGCAGAAGGTGATGTACATAAACGACAACGCCAGCAGCTCACCCGTTTTTTCAC TACTCAAGCGACCCGTGACATGTTTGACATGATAAATGCCTGTGCGCGAAGTGGGTCGGAACATCTTGCGTCCGAGGTTGCTCGGACACGCTGTGACCCTAAATACGGAGCCAAGGTCAATCTTTGCGACATCACATCACATATTACCTTGGATATCATTGGCCGCTTTGCCTTTGACTATGATTTTGAATGCGGAAAGAGCGAAGCCTCCCAAAAGATTGCGAGCTCATGGAAGAATCAGGTCGACCTCGGTTTCCAAAAGGCTGGACTAATT GGACTGGTTGTTCTCCGTGCCTTTCCGTTCATTGTGGATCTACCAGTCAAGTCTATTCAAGCACAGGGAGAAGTCAAGACAATCCTCAGAGAAATTTCAGAGAAAATACTGGCACACGATACTGGGGATAAACAAAAGGAAGACTTGCTCAGCACGCTAA TGAAAATGGTTCGAAGAGGGGAAGTGGATGCACCCAAAGAAGAGCTCCTAGACCAC GTGTCAGCGATGGTTCTAGTTGGTCAAGAGACCACCTCAGGGGCCATCAACTTCACACTACATGAGCTTGCTAGAAATCCGGGATATCAACAGCGTCTCCGAGATGAGATTAGCGCGCTTGGTCGGGAGCCTACCTATGAAGATCTCATGACCGGGATGCCCTGGCTTGATGCTGTCATGAAAGAGGG CTTCCGACACCGACCTCCATCTTCTCATACAGAACGAGTAGCACTCAAG GACGATGTGTTGAGGTTACGCAACCCCGTTTACAACCACCAGCGGGGTGGTCGTAAGATTAATGAAGTGCCTATCAAAGCCGGCCAG TTGATCCACATACCATCGATTTCCATGAGCCACGCAAAGAGCGTATGGGGTGAAGATGCGGATGAATTCAGGCCGGAGCGCTGGTTGGATCCATCTAGACTTCCACAGGCGGGTGCAACCATCTCTGGATGGAACGGCCTCTTTGTATTTTCGGAAGGACCGCGCCAATGTATCGGGCTTCGACTAGCAATACTATCATTCAAG GCGATTTTGGCTGCGTTCATTAACAACTTCGAGTTCCACGATACTGGCGCAATCGTAAAAGCCCGTTTCTCTGCAACCCTTCAGCCTTTTGTACAAGGCGAAGAGGAGAAAGGACTACAGTTACCGATTGGGGTATCTGTTATTGAACACATTTAA
- a CDS encoding GATA type zinc finger — translation MSLAFDSILAESQQAAMEQHPVPAYGRTRCYWNLLDSDLRYLYLDPTCFVHMGAEAEKVIGTCLLDYVHPDEQQSARADLRNVLDSRTLHGSVTRVRYARLSRIRAILGCNAPDPFPDADLVTVDDHYIACDVVINWVSDNVVLCFLHAIVGKTTVLATLRSMHIAHATRETIRLDKGKADNDELNKTHWTNWCGTSAMTTDHAAGLYDRLQKLVPPSHTPPDRIFQILINQPARPILFSWPPEGYTAGEFGKLVHRMQIGGPGGANHHSKSDDGAKTSCTRRYKANQQIVDAGVPKEVESIFIPHGAVIFACHKVVSSRPPYPSVQQGRVGEPDMYNSYQPRQPAASNYPPQPHQHPLMQGHYAGDARRSANGSDYSAPGVPDSPEYVHSRATTSGYQRGPADYSASQYGVRGMTYGPNYVQQFDSSYPASTNHQRPDVYPPAQHSADHRNAHQDRAEDWAYSQSQPPHPPVTQASAQPSWPAPTSSPRPASPRSQGPSSYDGQSWMMPQGWPQGQLEQTPAPQHQAQQGYPYATSQPFGPPSIPGQSQQQPLSPPPPYAPNTPVSQPPPPLDTPASSKRDPSPQEDITIPRIHAPPKRKRDSAPKKEGNGAPDLTLGEGGRSQLSTSNKEVISRERGQSTGTTAPRAGGAPPPGVLRCSSCKSETSPEWRKGPSGKKDLCNACGLRYARSKQKKDGNTQPKRRREKDVPLTPAPMPVPVPGGVSSNLQQPGHSHLSTSASTSSSSVPPSWPNAPHENRDQKRMRSETFTTVSHSPSPPHSEGHGQPESYPEAYGARYGQAAYPQGYTNGYSVDYNRMPGPVPSYVTPELPSNDRTFTGH, via the exons ATGTCGCTTGCGTTCGACTCGATCCTCGCAGAGAGTCAACAGGCTGCCATGGAACAACACCCGGTCCCCGCGTATGGACGTACAAGATGTT ACTGGAATCTGCTCGACTCGGACCTCAGGTATCTATATCTGGATCCAACATGTTTTGTGCACATGGGAGCAGAGGCCGAGAAAGTAATAGGAACTTGTTTGTTGGACTACGTACACCCCGATGAACAACAATCAGCGCGTGCGGACCTGCGGAATGTATTGGACAGCCGAACACTGCATGGGAGCGTAACCCG CGTGCGATATGCACGACTGTCCAGAATCAGGGCGATTCTGGGTTGCAACGCCCCAGATCCCTTTCCGGATGCCGACCTCGTGACCGTCGATGACCACTATATTGCCTGCGACGTCGTTATCAATTGGGTCTCTGACAACGTTGTGCTCTGCTTCCTGCACGCCATCGTCGGTAAGACTACAGTTCTTGCGACCCTGAGAAGCATGCACATCGCTCACGCCACGCGTGAAACCATCCGTCTAGATAAGGGCAAGGCAGACAACGACGAGCTCAACAAAACACACTGGACCAACTGGTGTGGCACCTCTGCGATGACCACCGAT CACGCCGCCGGGCTCTACGACCGCCTGCAAAAGCTCGTGCCCCCCTCTCATACACCTCCCGATCGCATCTTTCAGATTCTCATCAACCAGCCGGCCCGGCCTATACTCTTCAGTTGGCCCCCTGAGGGGTACACTGCCGGCGAATTTGGCAAACTCGTGCACCGAATGCAAATAGGCGGCCCTGGAGGAGCCAATCATCATTCAAAAAGTGACGACGGAGCTAAAACCAGCTGCACCAGACGTTATAAGGCGAACCAGCAAATTGTTGACGCTGGTGTACCGAAAGAGGTCGAGAGTATTTTTATTCCCCACG GTGCCGTTATTTTTGCTTGTCACAAAGTGGTATCGTCTCGCCCCCCGTATCCATCCGTTCAGCAAGGGCGTGTAGGTGAACCAGACATGTATAACAGCTATCAGCCACGCCAGCCGGCAGCTTCGAATTACCCCCCTCAGCCTCACCAGCACCCTCTCATGCAGGGGCATTACGCCGGTGACGCTCGTCGGAGCGCTAACGGTAGCGACTATTCTGCGCCTGGTGTGCCTGACTCCCCTGAGTACGTGCACTCTCGGGCCACGACATCCGGCTATCAACGTGGCCCGGCCGACTATAGTGCTTCGCAATATGGAGTGCGCGGTATGACTTACGGACCCAATTACGTGCAACAGTTCGATTCGTCTTATCCGGCCTCCACGAATCATCAGCGGCCTGATGTATACCCGCCTGCTCAACACTCTGCGGATCACCGCAACGCCCACCAAGATCGCGCAGAAGATTGGGCGTATTCACAGTCGCAACCCCCGCATCCGCCAGTGACACAGGCGTCAGCGCAACCGTCGTGGCCGGCCCCCACAAGTAGTCCGCGACCGGCAAGTCCCAGGTCTCAAGGACCCTCGAGCTACGACGGACAGTCGTGGATGATGCCCCAGGGTTGGCCTCAGGGACAATTGGAGCAGACGCCCGCTCCCCAGCATCAGGCGCAACAAGGGTATCCATATGCTACCTCTCAGCCATTTGGCCCACCATCGATTCCTGGACAATCGCAGCAGCAGCCTCTCTCGCCTCCACCTCCATATGCACCCAACACACCCGTATCtcagccacctccacctttggACACTCCAGCATCGTCCAAGCGGGATCCATCTCCCCAAGAAGATATAACTATCCCTCGAATTCATGCTCCTCCTAAACGCAAGCGGGATTCGGCTCCCAAGAAGGAAGGTAATGGCGCACCTGACCTGACTCTGGGGGAAGGGGGGCGCTCTCAGCTCAGTACCTCAAATAAGGAAGTCATTTCGCGCGAGCGAGGTCAGAGTACCGGTACCACAGCCCCCCGTGCAGGTGGGGCCCCTCCTCCGGGCGTCTTGCGTTGTTCGAGTTGCAAGAGTGAGACGTCTCCTGAATGGCGCAAAG GGCCCTCGGGAAAGAAGGATTTATGCAATGC GTGTGGGCTTCGCTACGCACGGTCCAAGCAGAAGAAGGATGGAAATACCCAACCGAAGCGCCGCCGTGAGAAGGACGTTCCACTCACTCCAGCTCCAATGCCCGTTCCAGTCCCAGGTGGGGTATCGTCGAACCTCCAACAGCCGGGCCATAGTCATCTTTCCACGTCAGCGTCCACTTCCTCAAGTTCTGTCCCTCCGTCGTGGCCCAACGCCCCGCATGAAAATCGGGATCAAAAACGTATGCGCAGCGAAACTTTTACCACCGTTTCGCATTCTCCCTCCCCGCCTCATTCAGAGGGACATGGCCAACCCGAGTCTTACCCCGAAGCATACGGCGCGCGTTACGGCCAAGCCGCGTACCCTCAAGGATATACGAATGGGTATTCTGTGGATTATAATCGCATGCCCGGTCCGGTTCCATCATACGTTACACCGGAGCTGCCCTCTAATGACCGCACTTTCACTGGACATTAG
- a CDS encoding ankyrin repeats, with translation MAPADANKNIWLAAGDGDLERVKALIEEQGGDVNITDEEGDTPLYTAETVAVAQFLVEHGALVDVTNSEGVSPIETTEEDFPEEQTQAQEHEAASEELTAELIARTQEIITRAEREGRDPHDELTALVGRTVLGGMVWAGERDQEHQEENHDMPER, from the exons ATGGCCCCAGCAGATGCGAACAAGAACATATGGCTTGCAGCCGGAGACGGGGATCTCGAACGTGTCAAA GCACTAATAGAAGAACAAG GGGGAGATGTGAACATCACTGATGAAGAAGGCGATACACCCCTCTATACGGCCGAAACTGTCGCCGTTGCCCAGTTTCTGGTAGAACATGGTGCTTTAGTAGATGTGACAAATTCGGAAGGCGTATCG CCAATTGAGACAACAGAAGAAGATTTCCCGGAG GAACAAACTCAGGCGCAAGAGCACGAAGCCGCGTCAGAAGAATTGACGGCCGAGTTGATTGCTCGGACCCAGGAAATTATTACTCGTGCAGAACGAGAAGGTCGAGATCCACATGACGAACTTACAGCACTCGTAGGGAGGACAGTATTGGGCGGAATGGTATGGGCCGGCGAGAGGGACCAGGAACACCAAGAGGAGAATCATGATATGCCAGAGCGATAA
- a CDS encoding coiled-coil domain-containing protein produces the protein MSKKQSVNAASFLDLKAELAKHEDAFTKSKSAGKGKAEPVVGGNKRPDKKRSAWARENKGVQDRARRDAEIDQINRPTLESARAKLERKAKLYDQLQKGKGAGLSEKQRESLLIDFDSRDSGDDTDSSGDRDKDESLTVPRHEEDDPVIEYEDEFGRIRTGRRSEVPRDRLPESYNPFARSGRSVPADDDPDVVYGRATNFPVYEPSNERRAAIEASLIEEPLVDRYDASKDNRATGAGFYQFSKDEETRRQQMEDLKQARVDTAIARAEVDTAQSHAEPGEPNPQDLAIARAPSRAVEKRRQELEERREMLDAKRKKMLGPVAAVVGGGADDFLASLEKELIPTPAAT, from the exons ATGTCCAAGAAGCAAAGCGTCAACGCAGCCTCGTTTTTGGATCTCAAAGCCGAACTTGCTAAACATGAAGATGCATTTACCAAGTCAAAGTCGGCGGGAAAGGGCAAGGCGGAACCTGTTGTCGGAGGTAATAAACGACCCGACAAG AAACGATCTGCATGGGCGCGAGAAAACAAGGGCGTCCAAGACCGAGCGCGACGAGATGCCGAAATAGaccaaatcaacagacctaCGCTTGAATCTGCTCGCGCTAAACTGGAACGCAAAGCCAAGCTATATGACCAACTTCAAAAGggcaagggagcagggcttTCCGAAAAACAGCGCGAGTCGCTGTTGATAGAT TTTGACAGCCGGGATAGCGGAGATGATACGGACTCCAGTGGAGATAGGGATAAGGACGAATCGCTGACCGTTCCCAGGCATGAGGAG GACGACCCAGTGATCGAGTATGAGGATGAATTTGGGCGCATCCGAACTGGTCGGAGGAGTGAAGTTCCGCGAGATCGACTCCCGGAGAGCTATAACCCCTTTGCTCGATCCGGGCGCTCAGTACCCGCCGATGATGA CCCAGATGTAGTCT ATGGCCGAGCTACCAATTTTCCTGTCTATGAGCCGAGTAACGAAAGGCGCGCAGCCATCGAAGCGTCGCTTATCGAGGAACCACTTGTGGACCGGTACGATGCCAGTAAAGATAATCGAGCGACTGGCGCCGGGTTCTACCAGTTTTCCAAAGACGAAGAGACTCGTCgccaacaaatggaagaTTTGAAGCAGGCGAGGGTTGATACGGCGATAGCGCGTGCCGAAGTGGATACTGCACAATCTCACGCCGAGCCCGGAGAACCAAATCCTCAGGATTTAGCCATTGCAAGAGCCCCCAGTCGTGCGGTAGAAAAGCGAAGACAAGAATTGGAAGAACGACGCGAGATGCTTGATGCAAAACGGAAAAAGATGCTCGGCCCTGTAGCCGCGGTCGTGGGTGGTGGGGCAGACGATTTTCTAGCTTCTCTTGAGAAAGAATTGATTCCCACTCCTGCAGCGACTTAG
- a CDS encoding mediator complex subunit Med22, whose product MSQPPPNPSSSSSAPQFQTDARFRTSLPTASLKSSITVPQVDSETYLQNHEEEWNRLVDAEVESLAEGMADLVGIASIEGKDRFQIAQEAFQAECKAESMAIAANSLLSITHSLKLMFLLGDEEYITQRRQERLKTAVADITAAKARFEKAWDGLKEPRALASKELAQQDEQENKKGGADTKA is encoded by the exons ATGTCTCAACCACCACCGAATCCTTCATCGTCGTCATCTGCACCTCAGTTCCAGACAGACGCGCGGTTCAGAACATCTCTTCCAACAGCCTCGCTTAAATCGTCTATTACCGTTCCCCAAGTAGATTCGGAGACGTATTTACAGAACCATGAAGAAGAGTGGAATAGACTTGTTGATGCCGAGGTCGAGAGTTTGGCAGAGGGAATGGCGGATTTAGTTGGTATTGCTTCG ATTGAAGGAAAAGACAGGTTCCAAATTGCACAAGAGGCATTTCAGGCAGAGTGCAAGGCCGAGAGTATG GCAATCGCAGCAAATTCACTACTAAGCATAACCCATTCTCTCAAACTCATGTTCCTCCTAGGAGACGAAGAATACATTACCCAGCGCCGACAAGAAAGATTAAAAACCGCCGTTGCGGATATCACAGCTGCGAAAGCCCGATTCGAAAAAGCCTGGGATGGATTGAAAGAGCCAAGAGCATTGGCATCGAAGGAGCTTGCGCAGCAGGATGAACAGGAAAATAAAAAAGGTGGTGCAGATACGAAAGCCTAG